The following are encoded together in the Cheilinus undulatus linkage group 3, ASM1832078v1, whole genome shotgun sequence genome:
- the cttnbp2nla gene encoding CTTNBP2 N-terminal-like protein isoform X2: protein MESLTKPELLMLFSILEGELEARDLVIDALKAQRKELFIQERYGRYNLSDPFLALQRDTEAVGGQTKDPGCSSPTSNPLVVLKLVVSHCRRMQEKMLAQLAAAESRHRRVIADLEEERRRHAEDTAEGDDVTYILEKERERLQQQLDFERSQVRRLEKEQRRITDQLEEERAQHKQLSCALAKECKWASARALEEGHRLTELSRKLDKEKEACQAMRKELEEERRKALRMEARVEEQLAEFDTEREQLRSRLKKEEAHCCQLQQQVEEMKRKLQDSNLMTNVTEVVKAPVETEKEWATKVPLRKQETIKVEDFEEEGNHETVLPKVTNGHHCPMETNGHHGVGTTSEKICLQNGSESQTQTSPSTHPPSSPCASPVLAKRPQGSPSPGGYQSPYQAGINQRFHAARHKFQGTVDPEPQPQAAQPPLSPKDTPPVSNTSPEASPVKQMARSTVTQVLSRFTTAQQSIAPKLAAQNNSPFGTDYRSLAAPLSPIIGRAAGALPQGIRSPTIARAERGNPPPIPPKKPGLAQAPPSPAAVPRSGSHYSDGPLSGSCGLTSSQEGVKELDMVVSSN, encoded by the exons GCCCAGCGTAAAGAGCTGTTCATCCAGGAGCGCTACGGCAGATACAACCTCAGCGACCCCTTCCTGGCTCTGCAGAGGGACACCGAGGCTGTCGGGGGTCAGACCAAGGACCCAGGCTGTTCCTCCCCCACCTCCAACCCTCTGGTGGTTCTCAAGCTGGTGGTGAGCCACTGCAGGAGGATGCAGGAGAAGATGTTGGCCCAGCTGGCTGCAGCAGAGAGCAGGCACAGGAGG gtcattgcagacctggaggaggagaggaggaggcacGCTGAGGACACAGCAGAGGGAGATGATGTCACCTACAtcctggagaaagagagggagcgCTTACAACAACAG CTGGACTTTGAGCGGAGCCAGGTCAGGCGGCTGGAAAAAGAACAGCGGCGGATCACTGACCAGCTGGAAGAAGAACGGGCTCAGCACAAACAGCTATCCTGCGCTTTGGCCAAGGAGTGCAAGTGGGCGAGCGCCAGAGCCCTGGAGGAGGGTCACCGGTTGACTGAACTGAGCCGCAAACTGGACAAG GAGAAAGAGGCTTGTCAGGCCATGAGaaaggagctggaggaggagaggaggaaagcCCTGAGGATGGAGGCGAGGGTGGAGGAGCAGCTGGCTGAGTTtgacacagagagagagcaacTACGCTCACGTTTGAAGAAGGAAGAGGCTCACTGCTGTCAGCTTCAACAACAG GTagaggagatgaagaggaagctgCAGGATTCAAATCTGATGACAAATGTCACTGAAGTAGTCAAAGCTCCAGTGGAGACAGAAAAGGAGTGGGCCACAAAGGTCCCTCTGAGAAAGCAGGAGACCATCAAGGTCGAGGACTTTGAGGAAGAAGGGAACCATGAAACTGTGCTGCCAAAAGTCACCAATGGTCACCACTGCCCGATGGAGACAAACGGGCACCATGGTGTGGGCACCACCTCAGAGAAGATCTGTTTACAGAACGGGAGCGAAAGTCAGACCCAGACATCCCCCTCCACCCACCCTCCGTCCTCTCCCTGTGCTTCTCCTGTCCTTGCCAAACGCCCACAAGGCAGCCCAAGCCCTGGTGGCTACCAGTCTCCCTACCAGGCTGGGATAAACCAGCGCTTCCATGCTGCTCGCCATAAGTTCCAGGGCACTGTTGACCCTGAGCCTCAGCCACAGGCTGCACAGCCCCCCCTCTCCCCAAAGGACACCCCCCCAGTGTCCAACACCTCCCCAGAGGCCAGCCCGGTGAAGCAGATGGCCAGGAGCACGGTTACTCAAGTCTTGTCTCGCTTCACCACGGCTCAGCAGAGCATCGCACCGAAACTAGCAGCACAGAACAATTCCCCCTTCGGTACGGACTACCGCAGCCTGGCAGCACCCCTATCTCCCATCATCGGGAGAGCTGCAGGAGCACTCCCACAGGGGATCAGGTCACCCACAATCGCCCGGGCAGAGAGGGGCAACCCTCCCCCTATCCCTCCTAAGAAGCCTGGATTGGCCCAGGCCCCCCCTTCCCCTGCTGCAGTGCCCAGGTCAGGCAGCCATTACTCGGACGGTCCCCTCTCAGGCAGCTGCGGCCTCACATCGAGCCAGGAGGGAGTCAAAGAACTGGACATGGTGGTCTCTTCTAATTAA
- the cttnbp2nla gene encoding CTTNBP2 N-terminal-like protein isoform X1 — MLEFSKTSEGHMKSKLNMESLTKPELLMLFSILEGELEARDLVIDALKAQRKELFIQERYGRYNLSDPFLALQRDTEAVGGQTKDPGCSSPTSNPLVVLKLVVSHCRRMQEKMLAQLAAAESRHRRVIADLEEERRRHAEDTAEGDDVTYILEKERERLQQQLDFERSQVRRLEKEQRRITDQLEEERAQHKQLSCALAKECKWASARALEEGHRLTELSRKLDKEKEACQAMRKELEEERRKALRMEARVEEQLAEFDTEREQLRSRLKKEEAHCCQLQQQVEEMKRKLQDSNLMTNVTEVVKAPVETEKEWATKVPLRKQETIKVEDFEEEGNHETVLPKVTNGHHCPMETNGHHGVGTTSEKICLQNGSESQTQTSPSTHPPSSPCASPVLAKRPQGSPSPGGYQSPYQAGINQRFHAARHKFQGTVDPEPQPQAAQPPLSPKDTPPVSNTSPEASPVKQMARSTVTQVLSRFTTAQQSIAPKLAAQNNSPFGTDYRSLAAPLSPIIGRAAGALPQGIRSPTIARAERGNPPPIPPKKPGLAQAPPSPAAVPRSGSHYSDGPLSGSCGLTSSQEGVKELDMVVSSN; from the exons GCCCAGCGTAAAGAGCTGTTCATCCAGGAGCGCTACGGCAGATACAACCTCAGCGACCCCTTCCTGGCTCTGCAGAGGGACACCGAGGCTGTCGGGGGTCAGACCAAGGACCCAGGCTGTTCCTCCCCCACCTCCAACCCTCTGGTGGTTCTCAAGCTGGTGGTGAGCCACTGCAGGAGGATGCAGGAGAAGATGTTGGCCCAGCTGGCTGCAGCAGAGAGCAGGCACAGGAGG gtcattgcagacctggaggaggagaggaggaggcacGCTGAGGACACAGCAGAGGGAGATGATGTCACCTACAtcctggagaaagagagggagcgCTTACAACAACAG CTGGACTTTGAGCGGAGCCAGGTCAGGCGGCTGGAAAAAGAACAGCGGCGGATCACTGACCAGCTGGAAGAAGAACGGGCTCAGCACAAACAGCTATCCTGCGCTTTGGCCAAGGAGTGCAAGTGGGCGAGCGCCAGAGCCCTGGAGGAGGGTCACCGGTTGACTGAACTGAGCCGCAAACTGGACAAG GAGAAAGAGGCTTGTCAGGCCATGAGaaaggagctggaggaggagaggaggaaagcCCTGAGGATGGAGGCGAGGGTGGAGGAGCAGCTGGCTGAGTTtgacacagagagagagcaacTACGCTCACGTTTGAAGAAGGAAGAGGCTCACTGCTGTCAGCTTCAACAACAG GTagaggagatgaagaggaagctgCAGGATTCAAATCTGATGACAAATGTCACTGAAGTAGTCAAAGCTCCAGTGGAGACAGAAAAGGAGTGGGCCACAAAGGTCCCTCTGAGAAAGCAGGAGACCATCAAGGTCGAGGACTTTGAGGAAGAAGGGAACCATGAAACTGTGCTGCCAAAAGTCACCAATGGTCACCACTGCCCGATGGAGACAAACGGGCACCATGGTGTGGGCACCACCTCAGAGAAGATCTGTTTACAGAACGGGAGCGAAAGTCAGACCCAGACATCCCCCTCCACCCACCCTCCGTCCTCTCCCTGTGCTTCTCCTGTCCTTGCCAAACGCCCACAAGGCAGCCCAAGCCCTGGTGGCTACCAGTCTCCCTACCAGGCTGGGATAAACCAGCGCTTCCATGCTGCTCGCCATAAGTTCCAGGGCACTGTTGACCCTGAGCCTCAGCCACAGGCTGCACAGCCCCCCCTCTCCCCAAAGGACACCCCCCCAGTGTCCAACACCTCCCCAGAGGCCAGCCCGGTGAAGCAGATGGCCAGGAGCACGGTTACTCAAGTCTTGTCTCGCTTCACCACGGCTCAGCAGAGCATCGCACCGAAACTAGCAGCACAGAACAATTCCCCCTTCGGTACGGACTACCGCAGCCTGGCAGCACCCCTATCTCCCATCATCGGGAGAGCTGCAGGAGCACTCCCACAGGGGATCAGGTCACCCACAATCGCCCGGGCAGAGAGGGGCAACCCTCCCCCTATCCCTCCTAAGAAGCCTGGATTGGCCCAGGCCCCCCCTTCCCCTGCTGCAGTGCCCAGGTCAGGCAGCCATTACTCGGACGGTCCCCTCTCAGGCAGCTGCGGCCTCACATCGAGCCAGGAGGGAGTCAAAGAACTGGACATGGTGGTCTCTTCTAATTAA